The sequence ataaatgctgcagctcctccagaccaacagaggttttccgtgtcttgtgaagtgacggggctccgcagcgagaaacgctATCgtctccggccgcggtcgggaaaagcaggaaaagccaacactaggatcagcagtgattcatggagagaccttcgtctggtcagctaacattactgccaagcaggtgaaatatagagtgatattgtggttttagctgacgtgtgtcgcctcactgtgttgagcgatgctcgttcatgtctatgtagagcgagcacaagcgcgaacccgacgctgactttcgtcgACTTAACGgcccacaggtgtcgctgttaacaagcatttctgattcgtacaaacagtccctttaaatataacTTTAAGTCAGACTTGCTATAGACACTTAAAAATGacctgttgcataaagcttcccTATGAGTGAATAATGTAAGACTGGCTTAGATAGCCTGTCACacaatgcattatgggtaaaATAAGACACAGAAGGGAAAAATGGCGGATGCAACACCACCTCACCAAGTACgggagaaaataacagaaaaggtaAACAGCATAAATTCAATGTTAGATGTTAAGAAACAATTCAAGAATATGGTACAGGAAACCCAagagtaatggataaacagttgaaatagttaacgcTAGCTAAAGGTTAGCTAAAAGAAATAGATAGACAGTTAAAATAACGCTGGTTAGTATAAAAATGAACTAAAAGTGACgggtaaacagttgaaatagttagcaaAAAGTACCTGCATCATGTTCAACAATAAGGTTTGCACCAACACTGAATAAACCCAAGAAAGATCAGTTCATATTTAGTCTTTGTGTGTCTGCGTATTGTCATCGTATCTGTTTTAatcttacttttattttatgttatatacAGTGAGGgcattaatacatttatacgAGACTGTGTTCTTAAACTTTAATGATTAACCATCATTTCAAAGCAAAATTCAGTTGATATCTTCATTATGTAAATCCTTTTAATCATTgatgcacacatacatatagATACATTCAGAGTTGAATCTTTAAATGCAAAAGCAACTCCACCACAGTATAGAAACAGATTGTGTGCACCAGCATGCCGTGAGGAAAACGAAGGATTAATAGTAGCCGTTCTGTTACGTCCactctttattgttttctataTCCAGACTAGTGGTCATTACTGGCTGACAGCAGCCTGTCGACATGTAGGCAGGAATCTTCTTAGCCTGCAGATTACACCCAGCCTGTGTCTGTTTTCTCTTCCCCCCACGTATACCTGTATAGTGGAATATGTCAGTGAATGAAGTCATATTTTAACAGGGCACTACCAGAGGAATAGATTGCTATGCTGACTAACAGAATGACAGATGCTTTGAGTGCATCGCTGCTGAGTGACAGCAAACTGTCAGGGCTTTTGTGTGGCTGTGCTGTCgtcttttttatttcagatGCTGCCAGAGAGGGAGGGACCCATCCATGCAGCCGCAGTTTGAGTGAAAAGGCACCTAGGAGGCATCTTTGGGCTTGTCAGACACAAGAAATCTAATCCAGACAGCCAAGAATGGGAATTTGAATGAGAAACCCGAAAATAGCAGCTGTCTCTGCATAATTGGAACAAATGGAAGTTGGATATGCggcagaaaataaaacaagcaaacaactggGATGTAACGCGACACTATTTGCTGACAGTTGCAATAATCTGGGCGGGAGCCGTGCCACACGCAGGCTGTTGTTTGTAGCCGGGCAGCTTATAGTTTCCGTCAAACTGGCGCTGATCTCTGATCTTGGAGGGTCGCAATTATGTGCCCCCCTACtattcctcctccatccctTCCTGCTGCCATCCTCCCCTACTCCTTTAAACCCCCTCTGGTATCCTAAGCAGCATTTAATTGTGAAGGGCTGAGCCGGGGAAGGAGTAATCAGATGAGAACAGAGGCAGGGGGAATCACGTGGCTATACACTGACTAACGGGGGATTAATAACAGTGCCGTCTTGATTGAAGTTCAGCTGCTCTCCCTGGCAAATGGGAGGTGGGGAGTGACAGAAAAGGGGAGTAAAAGAGAGTTGCAAAGCTGGAGGACGAACAGGGTTTTCAGATGAGAGCAGAGAGTAACAGGGAGAAGAGACAAAAATGGGGAGAGAAGAGGGAAATAGAGAAAGGGAGTTAGAGCAGTGAGAGGGAGTGGGAGGAAGAAAGCGCGAGGATAGGAGGCAGCGCAGCGCAGTgtgggggggagagaggagagagagagagagagagagagagagatgtagagACAGGAAGCCTCCACTGCTACTGAGCCAGTGAGACgcaggcaggcagagagggaagacggagagagagagagagcgaggccCTCGGCATCTCCGAGGCCGGCCCAATGAGGGGGTGAGGGGGCTCCAGAGCAATACAACAGGGAGGATAGTGGGAGGAGAAGCAGAAACAGAGGGAAAAGAAGAGGGGAAAAAGGCAGGGCGATAAAATCAGAAACAGGCATCGGCAGGAAAAGGGGAGTGGGTGGGTGGGATTTGAGATGAGGAGGGAAAAAAGCAGATAAAAGTTTTGGAGACAGagtcggagagagagagagggaaggggaAAAGAGACTAAAGATAGAGCAGTTTGAGTCTATGTTGATGGCAAAGGTAGGAGGGGATTCatggaaaaagaaaaggaagctCTCTGTCTCAGGAGTCCTCCTATtcctcttctgcttcttcttcttctttctgtgaGGCTGCTGGACATCATCCATCACCATGTTCTCTGACAGCAGGGCTCCAGCGCCTGGGGAGCAGAAAGGCTTCAAGCCCCACGCCCCTCACTTCATCCCCTGGCTGCGCAATAGTCTGAAGCCCCACCACAGCAGTGACCTGGGGCTCAATGGACCGTACAAATCCGGATCGGAGGCCCGCAACAACCTGACCCCGCTGGTGAGAGCCAAAGGGATCGGCTTCTTCTCCATCCAGGGAAAGGACCGCGCGAAGAAGGGGGAGGTTCGCTGTAATGGCGTGGGGATGGCGAGGATGCTGCCAGTGGTGCTGCGGGGGCACCACATCCTGCCAGGGAGTCTGGGGAAGCAGAGGGAGGACAGTCCTGCCAGGTGGAACCAGTCTCCAGTGCAGGACCCACTCCCCAACACGGAGAGCAGTACGGGGGACGTGGAGCCGCAGGGTCTGAGCTCCACATCTGCCCAGGACAACCACACCTTTGTTAGGAACCACAGCAGCCTCCTTCAGTCGCAGAACGACGGGACTAGCACCTCAGTCAGGAAGTATGGGCCACTAGTGAGACCCcctcctgttcctgttcctgcaCTGCTCATTGAGGAGCCAAACTGTAAGGTGCCTGTTGTGGTGGACATGGAGCACAGGAGGGGGAAGGTGTGGGACTACGCCAGCAGCACCACCTACCGCAAGAGAGACCTACATTCATCTAGCTGGGTGAGCTCAGACACTCAGGGACTAACACAAAGGCAGCACGGCTTCACCTCCAGCGTCAGGAACTCCCAGAGCCAGAGAGACCTGAGGGAACCACCTGTGGAGGGTTTCAACGGGCCCCTCAATGGAGTCATCTTCTCCACCGAGGTTCCTCACAGAGGCCTGGGCTGCACCACGACACTACGAGGCCCCAGGAAACCTAGGCCAAGCTCGGAGCGTATCGCCGCCCTGGGCCAGAACCAGACATGGGTCCAGTACAGGTCGACAAACGAAGGGGGGTCACAGAGGAAGGAGTCGGGCTGCAGCAGGAAGGTGGTTCGAAACCAGATTAAACGGGTGGTGGACAACCTGGAGCAGGTTCTCACAGCGCTGAGGGACGTCCACCAGGAAATGAAAGAGGTAGATTTTTGTTGATTCTGTGTTAACATCTCACCGACACAATCACGCCTTTCCTGGACAAAACAAATCGGTTCAGAACAGGAGCAGAGAAGTTACTGCATCCTCTCACATTAATTAAGGTGTTTCCTCATGCAGGAAATATTCATGCTTATGCTATAAAACCTTGAGGGCTTTTGTACTCTTACAGATAACAATGCAGGCTACAAATACACATCCTCAGCAGAATTTAACATGCATTAAAAAGTCAGCAGCAGGCTTGGGTGAATCCACTGCAGTCTGCAAACTGTTCCTGCAACTCTCCTCTGTCATCTGTCTCCGAGCATACACAACACTTGTGCTCAATTCATGCGTGCGTTTTCATAGAGATGAATGAGACAATAGTTATGCCCCATTTGCATGATGCATTCAGACACTGCTGAGATGTGACATTATAGGCAAAGCAGTCGCCTTCCTCTTTCTGCATCTCCCTTTCCTTTCCCTCCTCTAACATCCCCTCTCATCTCTTCCTCCACTCTCCCTCCTCGTGGACAGATGCTGCTCCAGGCACAGCTGGATAGCGTTTTATAATCCATTTACGTCTGAGTATCTCTGCCTCGTATTCCTCATCCAGTAAAAGTGACACGTAAATCTCGCCTCTTGGCATTTGATCTGCATCTACGGGGTCGCGGCTAAACCCGAGGTAGTAACCCTCATCATCCTGGCTGCGAGGTTTTAGTGTGACAGTATTAATGTAACACTGATGAAAGAGCATATATAGGCTACACGACAAGAGGGGAAAGGAGGAAGGGGGGACCGAGCAAGCAGACACTGTGATAGAAAAATCCCAAATTTTCACAACAGAGATGACAGATCAAAGGAAGATAAGGCACCAGAGAAGACTTTGGTCGCATATTTATTTCAAAGACCTGTTTTATCATTCTGTTGCATGAGATGCAACCCTCCAGTTTAATTTAATAATCAATCACTGCTATAAAAAGGAACTGGAGTGAGCCTTTAAAGCATTTTAGACAGAGACACAAATATTAAAGCAACACTAAAGACCTCTGTCTGAGTAAAAGAACATGTCAAAAGCATGAATATAATCTTCTGCTAAAGCATTTTGACAGATCAAAAACTGCACtatgacttaaaaaaaacaacgataGTGTTAAACTGAAGGAGTTTTATGAAACTTACATGACAGAGCTCTACAACAAACGTGTCTGAGCACTCATCAGCACTATATGTGAGGACCTGAGGGGTCAAAAAACAGGGTTTTTAATAAACACTCTTGGGAGCAGCAGATGAAAACCAGggtcctctgctccttttaTCTCCTCTGATTTCTGACATTAACAAGCAGCCCCTGCCCAGAGTCACTTGATGTGCATATACGCGCTGTACTTCAAAGTAAAATGAAATGCCTCGCCCAAAAAGCTTCAgcgtaaaaaaaagaaaaaagaaaaagacaaaccaGGTCATCTTCTGACATCAGCAAGGATGTTGTTGAACACAGAGAACAAAACAATAATTCATCTGTTCCAGCGGGGGCCGAGGATTTATCTGTGCACATAGAGCAGGTGGAGAGATAGGTCAAACATTTTCCCCAGTGTAATTTTCTACAATCTCTCCAGCCTCCATCATTGcacatgtgcgtgtgtgtgtgtgttaagcatttatgtgtgtatgtgtgttgtgcATACATTCATACGCTACATGCTCTGCACTTATTTAAATATATGCATCCAcacgtatatactgtatatgacttaTTGTATAGTGTGCTTTTCACTGTAAGTATTAGAAGGAAAACCCACCTAATTCTATCTTACACATTTCCCATAATAGCAATACAGTATGAGGTAAAGACTTTTTGTACTAGGCTGTAGCTGGTGTGACATACTTACAGACTAGAGCTACACACCTGGTGAGAGTCCACTTCTGTAAGTCTGAAATGCTCCAAATTATAGATGCAGACAAGCAAAATGCAGGAAAAAATGATAATGCAAACTtttaattagagctgcaaccataaatcgattagttgtcaactattaaattaatcgccaactatttagataatcggtttgagtcatttttctaaaaaaaagaagtaataattctctgattccagcttcttaaatgtgaatattttctggtttctttactcctctatgacagtaggACAGCCAGAGGACAAACTGATGtctccaaaataaaattatGAGACCAGCAGCAAGAACAGACCTTTGAATTTATAATGATATGAAACTTTGTGAAGCTGCAGAAATTTATGGATACTCGattaaaaactgaactgaattaaTTTTAAACAATCAAAACAACACTGACGCTTCAGAAACCGAGCAGCAATCTGATCTTGTTCAGAAATGCCTGTTTGACCGAAACAATTATTAGATTGATGGAAAGAGTTAGTTAATAGCATGTAAAAGTAATTGATAACCTCAATAATGAAAGTatagctgcaaagattaatcgattagttgtcaactattcaaATAATGGCAACTACTTtgacaatcgattaatcggtttgagtaaagaaaaaagtctaaattctctgatttcagctttttaaatgtgaatattttctggtttcgttactcctttatgacagtaaactaaatatctttgagttgtggacaaaacaagacacttgaggacgtcatctcgggctttgggaaacactgatcgacattttcaccattttctgacattttatagaccaaacaactaatcgattaatcgagaaaataatcaacagattcattgacaatgaaaataatcgttagttgaaGCCCTACTTTTAATATTGCCATTATTATATAGAGGCTACGGTGCTATGGGCAGTTTTGTGTTATCAATCATTTTATTAGAAACGACTCAAATTGAAAGAAAAGTCTTTAGATTAATGAAGTGTTGGAGCGTCCTGGTGGAAAGCGGGTTTAAGCGGTTAATCTTGTAAACACAGTGTCCAAATCTCATCAGATCTTTGTGGCATGTCCTCTCTTTGCTCCCATATCCTGTCACCTATCTAGTACTAtccaaataaagtcaaaatggCCAAAAAATACTTGAAGTGTTGAAGTGATGAGTTTCTCAATTGACGAGGCGGTCAAGTCAggagttattaaaaacattatttggcAAAATTTGCCAATAtcctctggttccagcttctcgaATATACGATTAATTGGAAGTCAACAGATTAAACAACGATGAAAATACTCATAGGTTTCAGGTTTTAATTAGGGGTATTCCAGCAATTTAGTATTGCCCTTTTATAAAGTTGGGGCTCTCAGAATGGAccaaatcaaagcagcagagatCGAGATATCCAGACATTTAGTCCCTAATTTGAGTCaaactccaaaaacactggatcatacatttcccataatgcaactcaatagagTCTTTCATTAGACCTTCCCTGCCTGATTAACATCCACGTCTTTCGACACTCCGCACTTCCAGTTTGTAACTGTGGCTCTCTGTCAAAAAGTCTCGGACCCCAAGCTGACATAACTcagatgacatcactatgacatcatatGGGTTATTTTCCTCAAACTAGAAAGCTCCATTCAGAGCCACAGGAGACATTATGCAACTGTTTTCACTCCTTATGATGAGTTAACAGACCTTCATGTGTGAAATCAGTGGAGTGCTACTTATATATTCACCACCATGTTTTCATCCATCATAGGTGGTGCAGCAGATTGACTATCTAACCTCATCCATTGATCTGAATGCGGAGGAGCAGCAGGGGACTGACAGAGGCGACAGCGCCAACCCTCCCAGCGACAGCAGCTCCAGTTCAGGCTCCAGCTCCAGCGAAGTGACGGTAGGCAGCGTCCATCGGAGGCCCTCGGAGCCTGAAGGAACCACAGACTCATGCGGCAGCCTCAGGAGAGGTCATCACAGCAGGAGTCAGTCTCCACCAAACGTGCTGCTGTGCCCGGTAACCTCCGGGTTTTCATCAGAGAGGAGTCGAACTCTTCGGTTCACCTGCAGTCTGGGCTCTTCTTCTCCCAGACGAGCTGGGCCGCCCTGTGTCCCTTCATCCAATCCCCATCAAAACCTCCCCTCCCATGACATTACTTTATCTCCCCAAAGAAGCCTCCCTGTTCGTCCTCCCACTCCTGGTCTCTCCCCTCTAACAGTAAACCTCCATCACCCCAACAGCCCCGGCTCTCAGCCTCACTCCCCTGGGCCTCCCTCCTCCATCAGccccgtctcctctctgtctccaaaGCCTCACCCACCCCCCACTCTCAGCCCGTCTGTCATCATAGAGAACAAAGTTGGGTCTTACCAGACCCCACAAAGAGACCACCCATCTGCCGGTCTGCTCTCCCCATCATCGACCCAGCCTCCGTCTGCCAGCTGCCCACCCACTGACTCAGAAACTGTGTCCAGCGCTGACAGAGAGAGGCAAGCATCCTCAGCAGGACCCGTCCACAGACCTTCACAGGTGTGCTGTGCCCCTGCAGCCACAGCGAAACCGCCGACAACACAAGGCCGCAGAGGTCGCAAGCCTCCTCCGTACCCCCACCACGGACCCTCCGAGCACACAAAGAAAGTGAAGGAGCCCCGCAAAGCTCCTCCGTACCCTGAGAAAAGAAGGCTGCTCTCTACCACAGTGTGAGACAATGCAGCGGGACGGGGAGGCTGATCGAACCAGAGCCACATTCAAAGCACCAGCCGCAAGAGTGATTTAAGGCGCCAAGTTGAGCTGAGACCAAGTTTCCAAGGTGACAAGACGCAAACGCAACTTGGGGTGAGTATGTCAGGAAGAACAGCTTGGCTCTGCGGACGTCCTTTTCCCGCCTCTCCTTCTATACCAATCTCTTGAGTATATACGCTGAACATACACGGGGCATCATAACATCTGTCTGGGTTACTGCTCTGGTAACAAGAGCCTCTATACAGATGCTCAGTTTTTCAACCCGGCTCTTAGACTCCCACAGATTGCACAGTTAAAGGGCAAAGGAGGCGGCCTAATTAGAAGGAAATATGAAGGAAATTGTAATTATTGCAAGATGACAAGACAAAGTAAGAACTGATTGCTTTTGTGCACTTTAACCTAAGCAGCCAGACGCATCCACTCACATGTATCAGCATTGTCTGGGTTAGATAATTGCTGTCAAGAGTCGTGATGGTATAACGAGAACTCAGTGCAGCTCAGGGTACTTTGGCTCAGCGGTGTGAAAAGCACACGCTGGGGAAGAGAGGCTGTAGATCTGAGATAGATCTTGAGACAGAAAAGGTCTCATGATGTGAGGAACTTAGCAAGGCCAGATAAGAAGTGAACAGCAGAGTGGCTGTGAGCTGACTGGGTCACCGGCCCGGCGCCTGGGTGCGCATCAGGGGAGACAGGGGGCAGCTGGCCGTTCGTTGTACCCTTCACCGGGCCCCTGGTGTTAGAAAAATCCCATCTACTTTGCTGCCTCTGGTTTGACCGACCCGGCCACAATCTCCATCTGTTCCCCTCTAAATGTCAGGAGatgcaaagagagagaaatagggggcaggtgtgtgtgagaggaaagagagaaaaacagaccgTCTGCCGGATTGATTACATAAATGCAGCACAGAAAATCGATGGCTTATTCCTTTAGGTCATCCGATGTTGTCCTCTCTGAAATGTGACTTTAGTTTATTTCAATGCCTTCTTGTG comes from Sebastes fasciatus isolate fSebFas1 chromosome 5, fSebFas1.pri, whole genome shotgun sequence and encodes:
- the LOC141767737 gene encoding uncharacterized protein LOC141767737, which codes for MFSDSRAPAPGEQKGFKPHAPHFIPWLRNSLKPHHSSDLGLNGPYKSGSEARNNLTPLVRAKGIGFFSIQGKDRAKKGEVRCNGVGMARMLPVVLRGHHILPGSLGKQREDSPARWNQSPVQDPLPNTESSTGDVEPQGLSSTSAQDNHTFVRNHSSLLQSQNDGTSTSVRKYGPLVRPPPVPVPALLIEEPNCKVPVVVDMEHRRGKVWDYASSTTYRKRDLHSSSWVSSDTQGLTQRQHGFTSSVRNSQSQRDLREPPVEGFNGPLNGVIFSTEVPHRGLGCTTTLRGPRKPRPSSERIAALGQNQTWVQYRSTNEGGSQRKESGCSRKVVRNQIKRVVDNLEQVLTALRDVHQEMKEVVQQIDYLTSSIDLNAEEQQGTDRGDSANPPSDSSSSSGSSSSEVTVGSVHRRPSEPEGTTDSCGSLRRGHHSRSQSPPNVLLCPVTSGFSSERSRTLRFTCSLGSSSPRRAGPPCVPSSNPHQNLPSHDITLSPQRSLPVRPPTPGLSPLTVNLHHPNSPGSQPHSPGPPSSISPVSSLSPKPHPPPTLSPSVIIENKVGSYQTPQRDHPSAGLLSPSSTQPPSASCPPTDSETVSSADRERQASSAGPVHRPSQVCCAPAATAKPPTTQGRRGRKPPPYPHHGPSEHTKKVKEPRKAPPYPEKRRLLSTTV